One Amycolatopsis sp. NBC_00355 genomic window carries:
- a CDS encoding TIM-barrel domain-containing protein, which translates to MSRVAQTLGCLATAAVLGLSPATAYADPPAEPSGQLGDLTGISADGATVTLASGSAAVRVSFPADGAVRVWLAPDGSFTDPAGSKIVLPKNTPPVTPKRVDKGAYWAISTPKATLRAYKHPLKFALYDGADRKQLWAESAPLSWTGSTTTQSLTRTASEQFVGGGEQNGRYSHRDQTIKIFADDNWNDGGAPNSQPFYASTAGYGVLRNTFAPGSYSFTAPVETTHDERRFDATYVVGNNLKDVISGYTDLVGKPFLPPIYGLETGDSDCYLHNANRGERHTLDAVKVADGYTANDMPNGWMLVNDGYGCGYENLQQTGEGLRKNDVQLGLWTENGVPNQAEEVKAGVRVRKLDVAWVGPGYQFALDACDTAHKGIEDNSDARGFVWQPVSWAGAQRCGVLWSGDQSGSYDYIKWQIPTYAGATTSGIAYNTGDIDGIFGGSPQTYVRDLQWKSFLPTAMTMDGWASSDKQPWAQGEPYTSINRKYLMLKERLLPYTYSYSAQAHQTGVGQVRPLALEYPDDPNVWTDKAKYEFLSGTDFLVAPVYEKSNVRNGIYLPKGTWVDYWSGKTYTGPTTIDGYDAPLDTLPLFVRAGAVVPMWADGTKSWQTRDKGELDLDVYPQSKGSFTLTEDDGVTRGYQRGEQAKQTFTVDAPKSGPGPVTVGIGASAGSYPGKPAARNYQLSVHTGTKPALVQAGTGILRQYAGKAELDKASSGWWYDPAARGVVRVKTGPVGAGASQDVRLFGASAVGGFFPEDDNGSTTLTMPSLAAPGQPAAATVSFTNGTPLPVRDVALSVQGTGFHADVPALPKLVWPGQTVKVPVTLTPEAGLKPADYQVTATTTYRARLDTHQAVDSSTVTVPYASLAAAASNVGVTDAAHVTGGDLDGGGSSFRAEGLAEAGLKPGAAFAALGASLTWPDAVGAKPDNVVAAGQTVAVRGTGSKLVLAGTGTGTAKGTVVVQYADGSTGQADLGFPNWCCADPAQYGATTVATVLGKNTGTGAAYPTTPYRVFANSVPLTAGKEVVAVTLPANPALHVFAASVA; encoded by the coding sequence ATGAGCAGAGTTGCGCAAACGCTCGGGTGTCTGGCAACAGCCGCCGTTCTCGGGCTCTCGCCCGCCACGGCCTACGCCGACCCGCCCGCGGAGCCCTCCGGCCAGCTCGGCGACCTGACCGGGATCTCCGCCGACGGCGCCACGGTGACGCTGGCGTCGGGGAGCGCGGCGGTGCGCGTGAGCTTCCCGGCCGACGGTGCCGTCCGGGTCTGGCTCGCCCCCGACGGGTCCTTCACCGACCCGGCCGGCAGCAAGATCGTCCTCCCGAAGAACACGCCCCCGGTCACGCCGAAGCGCGTCGACAAGGGCGCCTACTGGGCCATCTCCACCCCGAAAGCGACATTGCGGGCATACAAGCACCCGTTGAAGTTCGCCCTCTACGACGGCGCGGACCGCAAGCAGCTCTGGGCGGAGTCCGCGCCGCTGTCCTGGACCGGCTCGACGACCACGCAGAGCCTGACCCGGACGGCGTCCGAGCAGTTCGTCGGCGGCGGCGAGCAGAACGGCCGCTACAGCCACCGCGACCAGACGATCAAGATCTTCGCCGACGACAACTGGAACGACGGCGGCGCGCCCAACTCGCAGCCGTTCTACGCCTCGACCGCGGGCTACGGCGTCCTGCGGAACACCTTCGCGCCGGGCAGCTACTCCTTCACCGCCCCGGTCGAGACCACCCACGACGAGCGCCGCTTCGACGCCACCTATGTCGTCGGAAACAACCTCAAAGACGTCATCAGCGGGTACACCGACCTGGTCGGGAAGCCGTTCCTGCCGCCGATCTACGGCCTGGAGACCGGCGATTCGGACTGCTATCTCCACAACGCCAACCGCGGCGAACGGCACACGCTCGACGCGGTGAAGGTGGCCGACGGCTACACGGCGAACGACATGCCCAACGGCTGGATGCTGGTCAACGACGGCTACGGCTGCGGGTACGAGAACCTCCAGCAGACCGGCGAGGGCCTGCGCAAGAACGACGTGCAGCTCGGGCTGTGGACCGAGAACGGCGTCCCCAACCAGGCCGAAGAGGTCAAGGCCGGGGTGCGGGTGCGCAAGCTGGACGTCGCCTGGGTCGGCCCGGGGTACCAGTTCGCGCTCGACGCCTGCGACACCGCCCACAAGGGCATCGAGGACAACAGTGACGCGCGCGGGTTCGTCTGGCAGCCGGTGAGCTGGGCCGGTGCCCAGCGCTGCGGCGTGCTGTGGAGCGGCGACCAGTCCGGCTCCTACGACTACATCAAGTGGCAGATCCCGACCTACGCGGGCGCGACGACGTCCGGCATCGCCTACAACACCGGCGACATCGACGGCATCTTCGGCGGGAGCCCGCAGACTTACGTCCGCGACCTGCAGTGGAAGTCCTTCCTGCCGACGGCGATGACGATGGACGGCTGGGCGTCGTCGGACAAGCAGCCGTGGGCCCAGGGTGAGCCGTACACCTCGATCAACCGCAAGTACTTGATGCTCAAGGAACGGCTGCTGCCCTACACCTACAGCTACTCCGCGCAGGCGCACCAGACCGGCGTCGGCCAGGTGCGGCCGCTGGCCCTGGAGTACCCGGACGACCCGAACGTGTGGACCGACAAAGCGAAGTACGAGTTCCTGTCCGGCACGGACTTCCTCGTCGCGCCGGTGTACGAGAAGTCGAACGTCCGCAACGGCATCTACCTGCCCAAGGGCACCTGGGTCGACTACTGGAGCGGCAAGACCTACACCGGCCCGACCACGATCGACGGCTACGACGCGCCGCTCGACACGCTCCCGCTGTTCGTCCGGGCCGGCGCCGTAGTGCCGATGTGGGCCGACGGCACGAAGTCGTGGCAGACGCGGGACAAGGGCGAACTCGACCTCGACGTCTACCCGCAGAGCAAGGGCAGCTTCACGCTCACCGAAGACGACGGCGTCACCCGTGGCTACCAGCGCGGGGAGCAGGCGAAGCAGACGTTCACCGTGGACGCGCCGAAGTCCGGGCCGGGCCCGGTGACCGTCGGGATCGGCGCGAGCGCCGGAAGCTACCCGGGCAAGCCCGCGGCGCGGAACTACCAGCTGTCCGTCCACACGGGAACGAAGCCGGCGCTCGTCCAGGCGGGCACCGGGATCCTGCGGCAGTACGCCGGCAAGGCCGAACTGGACAAGGCGTCGTCGGGCTGGTGGTACGACCCGGCCGCCCGTGGCGTGGTGCGCGTGAAGACCGGGCCGGTCGGCGCCGGTGCGAGTCAGGACGTGCGGCTCTTCGGCGCCAGCGCCGTCGGCGGGTTCTTCCCCGAGGACGACAACGGCTCGACGACGCTGACCATGCCGTCGCTGGCGGCTCCCGGACAGCCCGCCGCGGCGACGGTGAGCTTCACCAACGGCACGCCGCTGCCCGTCCGGGACGTCGCGCTTTCGGTGCAGGGAACCGGGTTCCACGCCGACGTCCCGGCGCTGCCGAAGCTCGTTTGGCCTGGTCAGACGGTGAAGGTGCCGGTGACGCTGACCCCCGAAGCCGGGCTGAAGCCGGCGGATTACCAGGTCACCGCGACCACGACCTACCGCGCGCGGCTGGACACACACCAAGCCGTGGACTCGTCGACCGTCACGGTTCCCTACGCGTCGCTGGCGGCGGCCGCGTCGAACGTCGGCGTCACCGACGCGGCCCACGTGACCGGCGGCGATCTCGACGGCGGCGGCAGCAGCTTCCGGGCCGAAGGCCTCGCCGAGGCCGGGCTGAAACCGGGAGCGGCGTTCGCGGCTCTGGGTGCGTCGCTGACCTGGCCGGACGCCGTGGGCGCGAAGCCGGACAACGTCGTCGCGGCCGGTCAGACCGTGGCGGTGCGCGGGACCGGGTCGAAGCTGGTGCTGGCCGGTACGGGCACCGGGACCGCGAAGGGCACGGTCGTCGTCCAGTACGCCGACGGCAGCACCGGCCAGGCCGATCTCGGGTTCCCGAACTGGTGCTGCGCCGATCCCGCCCAGTACGGCGCGACGACCGTCGCGACCGTCCTGGGCAAGAACACCGGGACCGGCGCGGCCTACCCGACCACGCCGTACCGCGTGTTCGCGAACTCCGTCCCGCTGACCGCGGGCAAGGAGGTCGTGGCGGTGACGCTGCCGGCGAACCCGGCGTTGCACGTGTTCGCCGCGAGCGTCGCCTGA